DNA sequence from the Chryseobacterium indicum genome:
CAACAAGCTAATGACTTTATTGTTACCAATACAGGTAATGTGGGTATTGGTACTACGACGCCTAACGCAAGTGCTTTGCTACAAGTAGAAAGCACCACCAAAGGCTTTTTGCCTCCACGAATGACCAACGCCCAAATGAAGGCTATTGCCAGCCCAGTAGATGGGCTTATGGTGTACAACACTACTTTAAACTGTATGGCGTACCATACCAATGGTTCTTTTAACTGTACACACAATGCACCAAGCCTACCAGCACCTACTGCTCCACTTGGGAGTACTTATACCGCTCATTTTAATGGTATTACAGCAGGGGTTTCTGTAAACAATACTTTAGCTACTTACACTACTGGCGAAACTTTCGACCAAAATGCTACTTGTGCTAATAGTATGATATCTGCTCAGGGTTGTGGTGTATTGACTACCGTAACAGGTGCTAGTGGTACAGTTTACAATTTGGTAAACATCAACGGACAGTGCTGGATGACTACTAACTTAAAAGAAGTACCTACCAACTTTTCTGGTTATACGGCAACCAGTTGGTTAGCTACCACCCCAGGCGACCAAGGCTATTGGGGGTATTACAACACCGCTACTACCAATGGTACTGCCGGTTGGGGAGTTGCCGAACCAGCTGCTAACGAAGGCTTATTATACCAATGGAGTGCTGCTATGAACAACTCTATTACCGAGCGTAGCCGTGGCGTTTGCCCACAAGGTTTTCATATACCCAGCGACTGTGAGTGGATGTACTTAGAGCACGGACAAGGAATGGCATTGAGTGAGCAAATACTAACAGGTTGGAGATCCAATACAGCAGACAACCAAGGTACCCCCGGTTACAAACTGCGTAGCCAAGGCGCTGGGCAAACCAACGCCTCTGGATTTTCTGCCCTGCTTGCAGGCAGCCGCAATACCTCTGGCACGTTCAGCAATCGTTCGTCTTACGGCCTCTGGTGGTCGTCATCGGCTTCGGGGACGTCTAATGCTTTCTTCCGCACCTTGGGCACTGGCAGCCGTGGTGTGTACCGCTACGCCCTCAGTAGAGCGTACGGCTTTAGTGTTCGTTGTCTCAAGGATTAGATTTATTGGATATTTGATTTATTT
Encoded proteins:
- a CDS encoding fibrobacter succinogenes major paralogous domain-containing protein, translated to MKKRILCMSALFIGALSFAQTGVGIMTEKPQGTFHVDAVGDNATTGTPTTAQQANDFIVTNTGNVGIGTTTPNASALLQVESTTKGFLPPRMTNAQMKAIASPVDGLMVYNTTLNCMAYHTNGSFNCTHNAPSLPAPTAPLGSTYTAHFNGITAGVSVNNTLATYTTGETFDQNATCANSMISAQGCGVLTTVTGASGTVYNLVNINGQCWMTTNLKEVPTNFSGYTATSWLATTPGDQGYWGYYNTATTNGTAGWGVAEPAANEGLLYQWSAAMNNSITERSRGVCPQGFHIPSDCEWMYLEHGQGMALSEQILTGWRSNTADNQGTPGYKLRSQGAGQTNASGFSALLAGSRNTSGTFSNRSSYGLWWSSSASGTSNAFFRTLGTGSRGVYRYALSRAYGFSVRCLKD